A region of the Dyadobacter sp. CECT 9275 genome:
ATACACAGCCGGATTCTCAGAACGAACGATATCTTCCACAAAATAGGGTTCCAGGTTTTCCAGCGCCGAGCAAATTTTGAGCCCGTCGGTCATATCAAAGCGCGTATGCAGGTCTATAGCCCATTTTCCACCGCCGCCCACGGCTTCATCAATCCGTTTACAGAAATCCACCGTCTTTTTGACGTTGTCATAAAAGTCAAAAGGCTGATCTCCATTGCCACCGGTTGGGCCTATCCGGTAACTCCTCAGTCCCGCTTCGATACAGTCACGTGCCCTCTCTTCCTCCGTCTTTGCTTTGGAAGCCCTGAAACCTGTGGCATAACATTCCACGTAATCACGCGTGGCGCCGCCCAGGAGCTCATATACAGGCACACCCAGGGCTTTTCCCTTGATATCCCACAAAGCCATTTCGATGGCCCCCATGCCATGCAGTTTTTCCCTGCCGGGCGGATAAAACATGCCCCGGTAAACATATTGCCACAAATGTTCGATCCGGAAAGGATCCTCCCCGATCAGCATTTGGGCACATTGCTCCACCATATCCTTTGAGCCTCCCTCGCCAATCCCGATGATCCCCCCATCCGTTTCCACTTCAACAATCCCTCTTGCCTGATTGAACAATGGCTTGTTATATCCGGGAGCGGCGTAATATCTTATTTTGGTAATTTTAAGTTTGGAAGCTGCACGGGCATCTTCCATTGAAAGACCCGCCATGACAGTGGCCGAGCCCAGCAAAGCCGACCTAAGAAAATGTCTTCTTTCCATCAGTATTGTAAAAGTTAAGAAATAGCCCTTTTATTTTAATCGATTAAGCAAAATGTAAAATTTTACATCGGATGCTCCGCTTTCATTTTGGAAGAATCCCTGGCGATCAGTTTCGCCTCCATCAATATTTGCCGCATACCCTCTTCGGGATTTCTCAGTTTTTTGACCAGCATTTCGACCGCAGTTTTACCCAATAGTTCGAGTGGCTGGTGCATATAAGTGATCGGACAATAGTACAGATCAAAAACTTCCGCCTGCCCGAAACTCACGATGGCCAGGTCATCAGGGACCCTGATCTTCTTTTCATTGATGTATTTCAACCCATTGATGGCTAAACCATAGGTTGCAAAAATAACGGCATCGGGCCGGTCAGGCATTGCCATGATCTGGTCGATTGCAATCCTTACTTCCTTTTCGATATTCTCAAACTTTACTTCCTTCAGCAGGTTCTTATTAAAGGCAATATTACGGTCACGCAGGGCGTGCTGATAGCCTCTGATCCGCTCCTGCATGTGGTGCATTTCCAGCTTGTAGGCAATCAGCGCAACTCTCTCATAACCCATTTTAAGAAGATGCATACATGCGTCATAAGACGCCTTAAAATTGTTGGTTGCTACAAAATCTGCCTGTAAATCAGGAAAATGCCTGTCAAGCAGCACAAAAGGGATGTTCTTTTCTTTTAAATAGAGTATTTGTTTTTCAGAATTTTCGGATGCCACAATTATGAAACCATCCACCTGCCGGTTGATCAAAACATTGAGCAGGTCCCATGATTTTTCCGCATTCTCATCACAGCTTCCTATGATTACCGTATAGCCGTTCCGCTTGGCTTCATCTTCCACTACTCTGGCAATATTTGCAAAGAAGGGGTTCGAAATATCAGCGATTACAAGGCCCACCGTATGTGTTTTACCACTTCTTAAACTTTTGGCCAGGTGATTGGGCTGGTAATTAAGCTCCCGGGCTATCTGTTTGATTTTACCAGCTATCTCCTGCCCGACCCTGCTTTCTTTTTCTTTCCCATTGAGCACATAAGACACCAACGCCGTTGACACCCCCGCCTGCTGGGCGATGTCTTTTAAAGAAACCTTTTTCGTACTCATCAGGTGACTTTGGTATAAGATGGTCAAATATACTTAATCGATTAAACAATCAAACATATTCAATAAAATATTTTTATATTTTATCACTAAATAGTTACACTGCATTGCGGAAAGGCATCCTCCGGTGAAAAAACATACTTCACCGGAGAATGCCTGTTTAGGGCCTGATGAGGGTACCGTCAAACTTCCTTACCTGCCAGTTGGATTTGGTGGATATCGGATATTTGGCAGCCTCCTTTTCGTTGATATCTACCCCTATACCCGGCGCTTCGTTAACAGACATATATCCGTTTTTCATGGTGGGGCATCCCGAGAAAATTTCAAGTGTTTTATCATTGAACGACACCGCCTCCTGGATACCAAAATTCCACACAGCCATATCAATGTGGGCATGGGCAGCGTGGCCCACCGGCGATACATCACCCGGGCCGTGCCATGCCGTTTTGACATTGAACCATTCGCCCAGCCTGGCTACCTTCATTGCAGGTGTAACGCCGCCGATCTGAGATACGTGAATCCGAATGTAGTCAAACCACTGATTTACCATAGGTTCCAGAAACTCATTGATATTATTAAAAAGTTCACCCATGGCAAGCGGCACGGTGGTACTGGCACGTAACTGCTTGAACCACTTCATATTCTCAGGGGAAAATGGATCTTCAATAAAAAATGGACGGTAGTCTTCCAGCTTTTTGATCATATTGATGGCGTCCATAGGCTGTACCCTTTCATGGATATCGTGCAGCAGTTCCACTTCTTCCCCGCATCCCTTCCTTACCGCTTCAAACAATAACGGAATTGCTTTCAGATAGGTCCGCTCATTCATAAAGTTATCGGTTTCACCACCAAAACCGGCCACTTTGAAATCCGGTTTCTGGTCGGTACTTCCAACCGCGCCATAACCGCCTTGCTGGATACGGATATACTTAAACCCTTTGGCCTGAATGCTTTTAACGCTATCCACTACTTCTTCGGGTGTACGGCCATTGGCATGCGTGTAACACGGCACGGCAAAACGGGCCTTCCCGCCAAGCAACTGATACAACGGCATTCCGGCGCGCTTTCCTTTGATATCCCACAAGGCCTGATCCAGCCCGCTTAATGCATTGTTAAGCACCGGGCCGTTTCTCCAGTAGGAGCTCACATAGGCGCTCTGCCACATATCTTCGATATTGTCCACATCCTTGCCCACACAGAATTCGTTGAGATACGTATTAATTGCCACCAGCACAACTGCCGCACGTTGTGTAAAAGTAGCACAACCCAATCCGTACAAACCAGGCTCGGTTGTTTCCACCTTCACAACAATCAGGTTGGAGCCCTGTGGCGCAGTGGCTATGGCCCTCACGCTTTTGATCTTCACAGGAGCCATCCCTTTGGCATATTGCGGCGTACCTTCCCGTTCCCTTGCCTCTGCATTGGATATCCCTCCAAACAGCCCCAGTAGTCCGGCAGAAGAACCCAGTCCGATTTTTTTTAAAGTTTCTCTCCGGCTCTGATTTAATTGATCCATAAATAGAAATTTAAGGTTAAGATTTTAATAATAAGCTTGGGTACAAAGAGTCCTACCTACTTTTTATCCCACCAGACGCGCGTTTCAATCGTGTTAGCGCCCTGGCGGGTATTGGCTTCGTTCAGGTTCTGAAGGTTGACAATAATTTCACTGTCAGGATAAGGCATTCTTCGAATGAAATTCTCTGTTTTTAATTCGGAACCCGGATATGGATTTTTCGCCAGGGTGGGAAAACCGCTTCTGCGGAAATTAGCGAACAGCTCGTTGCCATCCAGAAAAGCCGCCACCCAGTATTGGGTATTGATCTGATCGAGCGCCTTGCTGTCGTCCAGGGGATGTGCAGCAAGATAGGCCTGGATAGCATCCTCTTTGATCGCTGCGTTTGCATCATATTGGGCCATTTGTTCCAGATGCGCCCTCACTCCTTTTGTAAAATAGTCCGAGGCCTTACCTGTCACCCAACCTCTTACCGCGGCTTCGGCCAGTAAAAGCTGATTTTGTGCATAGGTAACATGAAATTCGGGGGCATCCAGCTTAAGGACAGTTGACAGGTTAATCTGGCTAAAATCCCACAGACTAGCTACACCGTACTGACCCAGAATGGTATTGATCGATACATCGTTGTATCCCATGGGCATTCCTATCTGCACCTTTGGGTCTGAGGATGCGCGGGCTGCTACTTGCTCAGGACCGCCCTTGGCACCTACGTAACGTACCGCCATGACCGGCAAGCGCGGATCATTGTTTTCTTTAAGATAGTTTACAAAGGGAGCGGCCAGATAAAAGTTTGTTTTTTCCCTGGCCGCCAGGTGATTCGCTATATAGTTGTTG
Encoded here:
- a CDS encoding LacI family DNA-binding transcriptional regulator, coding for MSTKKVSLKDIAQQAGVSTALVSYVLNGKEKESRVGQEIAGKIKQIARELNYQPNHLAKSLRSGKTHTVGLVIADISNPFFANIARVVEDEAKRNGYTVIIGSCDENAEKSWDLLNVLINRQVDGFIIVASENSEKQILYLKEKNIPFVLLDRHFPDLQADFVATNNFKASYDACMHLLKMGYERVALIAYKLEMHHMQERIRGYQHALRDRNIAFNKNLLKEVKFENIEKEVRIAIDQIMAMPDRPDAVIFATYGLAINGLKYINEKKIRVPDDLAIVSFGQAEVFDLYYCPITYMHQPLELLGKTAVEMLVKKLRNPEEGMRQILMEAKLIARDSSKMKAEHPM
- a CDS encoding SusD/RagB family nutrient-binding outer membrane lipoprotein → MRTNLKYFFGLLISMSLLSGCDKGFDEINTNKVDPTSLAPSLILNKAIISTTYLDGVSTLGMLCYNFGIVQQVITPYGSSLSGGNYNQFNNSNTPLVWVNFYRNVVKQLVAVVDQTKEDPLQSNIYNSARIWKAYAFMILTDTYGDIPYFEAGQGYISEVISPKYDPQQAIYKDILKELEEASAALNTSQAAVTTDILYGGNVTRWKKLGYSLMLRAAMRLTKVDPATAQTYVAKAVAGGLFESNSDNSMIRHTAIYNNYIANHLAAREKTNFYLAAPFVNYLKENNDPRLPVMAVRYVGAKGGPEQVAARASSDPKVQIGMPMGYNDVSINTILGQYGVASLWDFSQINLSTVLKLDAPEFHVTYAQNQLLLAEAAVRGWVTGKASDYFTKGVRAHLEQMAQYDANAAIKEDAIQAYLAAHPLDDSKALDQINTQYWVAAFLDGNELFANFRRSGFPTLAKNPYPGSELKTENFIRRMPYPDSEIIVNLQNLNEANTRQGANTIETRVWWDKK
- a CDS encoding mandelate racemase/muconate lactonizing enzyme family protein, coding for MERRHFLRSALLGSATVMAGLSMEDARAASKLKITKIRYYAAPGYNKPLFNQARGIVEVETDGGIIGIGEGGSKDMVEQCAQMLIGEDPFRIEHLWQYVYRGMFYPPGREKLHGMGAIEMALWDIKGKALGVPVYELLGGATRDYVECYATGFRASKAKTEEERARDCIEAGLRSYRIGPTGGNGDQPFDFYDNVKKTVDFCKRIDEAVGGGGKWAIDLHTRFDMTDGLKICSALENLEPYFVEDIVRSENPAVYEEVRAKTKVPIAVGEQFGDRWDINDMIEKRWIDYTRVTLPNTGGITEFKKIAGLCETHYTGMIPHFTGPLSTAALVHVLGSSSPSRCLMELGGGEPERPAYFNEDFIHFKNGKLYLNPSPGLGVKFDPKKATFVMEVTEKTKFPHPYLKAPDGSIHNW
- a CDS encoding enolase C-terminal domain-like protein, with amino-acid sequence MDQLNQSRRETLKKIGLGSSAGLLGLFGGISNAEAREREGTPQYAKGMAPVKIKSVRAIATAPQGSNLIVVKVETTEPGLYGLGCATFTQRAAVVLVAINTYLNEFCVGKDVDNIEDMWQSAYVSSYWRNGPVLNNALSGLDQALWDIKGKRAGMPLYQLLGGKARFAVPCYTHANGRTPEEVVDSVKSIQAKGFKYIRIQQGGYGAVGSTDQKPDFKVAGFGGETDNFMNERTYLKAIPLLFEAVRKGCGEEVELLHDIHERVQPMDAINMIKKLEDYRPFFIEDPFSPENMKWFKQLRASTTVPLAMGELFNNINEFLEPMVNQWFDYIRIHVSQIGGVTPAMKVARLGEWFNVKTAWHGPGDVSPVGHAAHAHIDMAVWNFGIQEAVSFNDKTLEIFSGCPTMKNGYMSVNEAPGIGVDINEKEAAKYPISTKSNWQVRKFDGTLIRP